Proteins from a genomic interval of Antedon mediterranea chromosome 5, ecAntMedi1.1, whole genome shotgun sequence:
- the LOC140048624 gene encoding uncharacterized protein, which yields MSQSDKLRQQGNVHYRSVTPELSPVLQKSRLDEARKCYINALECSCNAKESASANKNLAMVSWKLASLGKDPRGKILYFFKEAQTYFSRALHCGKDAGNEHRWADELMQKMYQSLQESLDYVNNQAGMLDEKTELLSKSCRIFPAGELKAQICVGYVEQLLGKATSLLRKGTFKRAMSVLGDCYQPLEIARRYGINEDIMVEIDVFSADVTIQTAIAEAKQALKIGDDLKAQIIMLEEQLNMDMVFEVIDWYRKSIVLTRELDVETEAIATSRIADVYHRILKLKSKARPLLNKAVTLAHTVHPHNVTQDDWYKACAQTLSEYQINTKDEETAAWMKEREETVEKLKEKINKFKNIEDNYECMKYIYDNHPPKIKKHKLPKQDPSKMEQSQIKKLLQKAIVHYHPDRNSKEKHGIEWYVLCEEISKVFTDKYNRMKGVD from the exons ATGAGCCAATCAGATAAACTACGACAACAGGGTAATGTTCATTATAGATCAGTTACTCCTGAACTCAGCCCAGTCCTTCAAAAAAGTCGTCTAGATGAAGCTAGGAAGTGTTACATCAACGCATTAGAATGCAGCTGTAACGCAAAGGAAAGTGCCTCTGCTAACAAAAACCTTGCAATGGTGTCATGGAAGCTGGCATCGTTGGGGAAAGACCCACGTGGCAAgatactgtattttttcaaaGAAGCACAAACATATTTCAGCCGGGCATTACATTGTGGAAAGGATGCAGGTAACGAGCATAGATGGGCCGATGAATTGATGCAGAAAATGTATCAAAGTCTACAAGAGTCGCTTGATTATGTCAATAATCAGGCTGGAATGTTAGACGAGAAAACGGAATTACTGTCCAAGTCATGTCGCATATTTCCAGCAGGAGAACTCAAAGCACAGATTTGTGTTGGTTACGTGGAGCAACTTCTGGGTAAGGCAACTAGTCTTCTCCGGAAAGGTACTTTTAAGAGAGCCATGAGTGTCCTAGGTGATTGTTATCAACCTTTAGAAATAGCAAGACGCTATGGAATAAATGAAGATATAATGGTAGAAATTGATGTCTTTTCTGCAGATGTGACAATACAGACAGCCATTGCCGAG GCCAAACAAGCACTGAAGATTGGTGATGATCTCAAAGCACAGATCATAATGTTGGAAGAACAATTAAACATGGACATGGTTTTTGAAGTTATTGATTGGTACAGAAAATCAATTGTCTTAACACGTGAGTTGGACGTTGAGACGGAAGCCATAGCTACGAGTCGGATTGCTGATGTCTATCACAGAATTCTAAAACTCAAATCAAAAGCTAGGCCTTTGTTGAA CAAAGCAGTGACTCTTGCACATACTGTCCATCCTCATAACGTTACTCAAGATGATTGGTACAAAGCCTGTGCGCAAACTCTGTCTGAATACCAGATAAATACAAAAGACGAAGAAACAGCTGCGTGGATGAAAGAACGAGAGGAAACCGTTGAAAAGCTTAAAGAGAAGATTAATAAGTTCAAAAATATAGAGGATAATTACGAATGTATGAAGTACATATACGATAACCATCCGCCAAAAATTAAGAAGCACAAGTTGCCTAAACAGGATCCATCCAAAATGGAACAGAGTCAGATCAAGAAACTTCTGCAGAAAGCTATCGTCCACTACCATCCGGATCGCAACTCTAAAGAGAAGCATGGCATTGAATGGTATGTTCTCTGTGAAGAGATCTCAAAGGTGTTCACCGATAAGTATAATCGTATGAAAGGTGTTGACTAG